The DNA window ACTTTCTTCCTGACATTCATGTTTCAACTGCCAGACTGCTTTAGGACTGCACGCTAAGAAGTTTAATAAAACCACTTGAGGAatctaaggaaagaaaattttagAGATATAAGTTAATAGCTTACTGGGCCAAATGATACAGTTTAGGAAGTGGGAGAGAAGAAGCAAGCACAAAGGGCTTTCCTTGAGTCAAACTCATTCACATGTCATTCACTTAAGGTCTATGAATACCAGCCAGTACCAGCCAGACCAATACAAAAGAATATATTTGAGAAAGTAAATCCTGCCTACACAATGTCTGGGAATTCTGCAATTGAATACTGTTTCTACTTAAGAACAAGCTACTGaaatacaaactgaaaaaaaaaactatctaAATCCCTGTGCTGCAGACGTTCACCTTAGTCCTTgtcacagtaagaaaaaaatctatcagTCCAGTTATATAAGCCAACTCCTTTTTTTAAGTAACTGGGGCAAAATGGTATGCCAGGGACCTGGCCAACAACATCACAAGGCCACTCTAGTTATCTCTGAATTTTCATGGTGAGCTGGGAGGGTTACTAATGGCCAGCAAATAGAAAACATCACTCTTATGGGCAAGAATGAAGGGAACAATaggctggtcagcctcaccttAGCCTATAGGAAGCTGacagaaaaatctttctgaGAAACCACCTCCAAACATATTCAGGATAAAGTGACTGGGAGCAATCACCATGGATTTGCAGTGGGAAAACCATGCCTGACAGACATGATAGCATTTTATGACAAGATGAGCAGCTCAGtgaaagatggaaaaacaaTGAATGTTATTTATCTTGATTACAGCAAGGCTTTCAATAATGTCTCACAGACAGTGAGGTGGATCATGGCTTGTGATCAGCAGCTGGAAGTCCAGCTGTGCTGTATCCTCGGGTGGTTACCAGGGCCAATACTAtataacatcttcattaattaCCTTGATGCTGGGACAATGTGCACACTCAACAAGTAAACAGACAATACAAAACTGGAAAGAGTGGTTGATACACCAGACAGTGCTGCTGCTACTCAGTGGGAACTGGAGAGGCTGAAGAATTGGGCAGAGAAGCATGCCAACAAATTCAGCAAAGGGAAATGCAAAGTCCTTTACCTAAAGAAGAATAACCCAAGGAACCAGTACATCATGAGGAccaaacagatggaaaaaaaaaataaataaactttccAGAACAGGACCTGGAAGTCCTGGTAGAATGTAAACTGAACATGAGCCAACAATGTGCCCCTGCAGCATAGAAGATCAACAGCATCCCAGTGTGCACGAGGAAAAATGTTGTGActgaacaggttgcctagagaacTTGTTCTTGGAGATTCTCAAAAAACAATTGGACTAGATACTGAGCAACCTGCTACAATTgatcctgctttgagcagggatATTGTACTGCACAATcttcagaggttccttccaacctttcAACTGTTCTAGTAAGATAATTCCATCATCACAGGACTTCAAGAAATTTCTCAGGTAATAAATGccagaaaaaacatattttgctgGTTATAGCTCCAGCAGCAGTAGAGAGTTATCATCACAAATGACAACTCTAACTAAAAAGTTCTATACTACAAAAAAAGCATATTGCTGAGCTGGCTTTCTGCAATTCTGGAAGCATAGTGAATGCTCCAGGAACCCAACAGAGGCAGCCTAGATTCAAGGAAATGAGacatagacagacagacagacagcaatAGCTCAGCTCCATGGAGATGAAACAAGCAGGTCTCATCATACgtttttgttgtcattatgTCTTCAGACACTTCTACTAGAGCACAAAAGAgatttgtgatttctttttggtATAAGACATGACAGCAAAATACTCTAGTGCATCAAAACAGAAGAATGCATTTACTGCAACCCAATACTATTGACCTCAAAtggatttttcttattttttaaaggttatTCCAATAGACTGCAAAGATTTCACTGTGAAATCAAGCAGGCAGAAAGTTCAAATCCCTGCTTAGGTCCTGTGCAGTCTGAATATCAACAGCTGAAAGAAGATGAGATCAGAAAGCAACTCACCTTGTCTGGACCATAAACCTCGTTTCCATCTTCTGCCCTTGCGTCAAGATCTAGGACAGAATTTAGGAGGTATTGCATTATCTGGACTCCTTCCTCCCCAGGAATTGAGGCAGCTATGTGGAGAGGAGTTAAACCGCCtaactgaaaacacaaaaacagcatTAAGATGTAAAGCATAAAGCATAAGCTTAAAGCATTATGTTTATCACAAACAGAAATTAAGCACCaccaaatattattttttttctgatgaataAAATAAGTTCACTCTTCCTATGTGTTGCGTCTCACTAACAGTTACCATAAACCTAGAATCTAGCGCTACAGAACTATGGAACACTAGAGGTCCCAGACACTCAGCTTGGATGTAGATGATAACAGCTTTACCAACTTGAGGAACAGTTCCACAAGCATTCCCCAGCCACTCACAAGCTTGGCATCCAAGGAAAtgtattgagaaaaaaaaaaaagaaaaaaaaaaaaacaactctgagAATAAGAAACGTTGAGTTCTTCctactaaaaaaatatttgagataaACAGTTTAAAGAGCTTTCTCTCCATTCTAAAGCTGATTCTAAGACTGAAGGTATTTTACCGTAGGGCACTAAAGCTGCAGCATGCATCTAGAACACCCCCAATATGAATTATAATCCAGTAAAACCTTGGATGGAAGCTGCACATCAGTCCTGGCTCCCCTTTCTACAAGGAGTTTCACTGCCTCTGCATCTGCAGCTTTAACAGCAAAGAACAGAATGTGTGGTGGAACCCAGGCTACATTGGGATCTGCACCTCGGCGAAGCAGAAGTTGGATTGTCTCCCATCTCTTCTGTTGCCTAGAATTGACATGAAAAATACCAGAATAACTTATTAGCaactttcaagaaaaatgtcaaaactaCTGGACTAAGATGACCCCCAGGTAATAGAAATGAAAGCTGTCACTTTGCAGAGGCAGGACATGGCACTGTTTAGGGAAGCATCACAACTGTCCTACACCACTCAGGCAATGGTATTATGACCTGAAGAGGGAACAAACCTACCAGTGTATCTCAGCCCTCTAAGCTAAAGGGGCAGCATGCAAAAGCAGTCCCTGTGGTCATAAAAACCCCTTGCATGGGCATCTATAGGCAAAGCTAGGCAAATTTCTCTGTACCCCCACCAGTCACTCACATGTGACATGTAAGCATTGAGTTTTAGACTTGTTTAAATCAAAGAAACAGACTTATATGTCCTGTAATCAAAATTTCATTAGAAGGTTCTTTCCTCAGTAATACCTCATTCATCCATCCCAAGAAAACAAAGCTATGTTTCCCTTAAACAAAAACTGGAGCAAGAGCTATGTTAGACTAGAACAGAATATTTCAGGAGGCTTACCTATGATTCCCTCTGCATTTTCATGTAGTCTAACTATCCACACAccccaaagaaaaacatgactccaccaaaaacatttaaaaaaatggtgGGCAAACAACACTTGGAAGTCACTTAGAAACTCTATCACAAAGTGTTCTCAGCAGAGACTTATATTCTCAGGCACAGTATTAATTCAGTTTTACTCAGTTCAATGGATCTTTATATTCCAGTGAAGAACATGCAATACACACAATGTTTCAGATAAGAATAATTATGGGAGGACATAACACAGAAGTAAAATATAAGGGGTCAAGGCCACCAGGAATTTTCAGTTTCAGAGTTTCAATGTAGCAGAATGACCTACAGTGGcataaaatgaaacacaaaatttTTGTCATCTCCAGTGATCACTCTGGTCACAAAGCAAAAGGCAATTATGTGGCCCTTTCAAGAATCTAAATGACTAAATAACTAGACTATGTTTCAGGTGATAGTGTCGAACAGACGTTTGCAGAAAACAACCAGGAAGTTCATGTGGAGTCAAGACTTCAAGAAGTGAAAGTATTTGTTTCCTTCCCCCTGTCAATACTACACTGTAAGTGTGCACTGCATACTTAGCATCTTTTCACTTTTTGCTAACAAGAAACCTTGTCTTGCTCAAGCACAATGTCCTTTGattgaaaacacttttcttcTGCTATCTTTGCCCACTGTCTGCCTGAGTTACCTTAGAGTGTATAAACAATGAGGGCTTCTACTGACATGAAAACAATATCTACCTAGtgaaacatgcaaaaaaatatctttccctGCAACGGATGTACCCTTCTGTGAAATACTGTTACCTTCTTTGTACAAAAGGTTTTTTATGAGGGTTGATCTCCTATTTACAGTGTATGCGACTTACTTTAAGATTATGCCTTCAGCCCCAACAACTGTTTCTGAGGATTCTGATTGTTCACTCCtcttaagatttaaaaaaagaaagaggttacaaaaatgaaaaaagaaaaaaaaaagacttcttcTAGTGACTCAGCATATTAACACATTAGAACAGTAACACACTGCAGCATACGATTATAATGGAATCCAGTTAATAAGTGCTAGAGAACATAGGGAGAGACtctttatcacagaatcacagaatgcttgaagttggaagagacctctgtgTCCATCTGGTCAAACcgccctgctcaagcagggctaCCTACAGTtgcttgcccaggaccatgtccaagcagcttttaaagatctccatggaagagactccacaacctctctgggcagcctatgcTAGTGCTCCActacctgcacagcacagaagtgcttcctggtGTTTAGGTGgaacctcttgtgttccagtttgttctcattgcctcttgtcctggcactgcgCACCACTGACAAAatcctggctccatcctctttggCACTCTCCCTTCAGGCATTTATAGACACTgatgagatccccctgagcctcctcttctccagacttaacagtcccagctctctcagcgtATTCTCATacgagaggtgctccagtccctcccttcatcatcttggtAGCCTTTCCCATATGcctatgtccctcttgtactagGGGAGACGGGATGGGACAATGGGATACAGTACTACTGCTGCAGCCTCACCACTGCTGAgtttatcagggagtgtagcaaCAGGACAAGggttaatggttttaaactaagaatAGTTATGTTTAGATTAGGTGTAAGGAAGAAACTTCATGATGAGGGTGGCGAGGCACTGGAGCAGCTTGCCCTGAGAagttgtgaatgccccatccctgaaagagctcaaggccaggctggatgggactttgggcaACCTAATCTGATGGAAGtcgtccctgtccatggcagcggggttggaactagatgatctttaatctcccttccaacctaaaccattccatgattccaTGATCCAGCTCAGAGAAAAAGTGaaagcaacatttatttttccttgctgaaTCTCAGAGACTGTGACAGGCAGAATTAAACACAGAAAGATCCTCTATCTATTCTCAATTACTTTGTATTACCTACAAAATGAGAGGTAATAGCTTCATATTTGTTTCTGTTAAATTTTGAGCAGTTGCTTTGTATTATCTCTTActccccttctccctttcccATAAAAATATGGCTACTTTAGCAATTGGCCACCACTTAGATATACTCCTGGAAATGGAACAAGGACTTCTGAGCAACCAAAGATTATTCAGTCCTTAATTTCCAACAAGTTTGCACAGTATATGGGCCACTATCTTTCTAATCTCTTTTGAAAGTCTCAGTAGCACCCTTCCATTTCTAGCATTCACTGAAGTATCTCTACCTGCTCAGACCCCTTTCTTATCTATTATCTCATCCTGGCTAGTGATTCCTGACACTCCTTGTTTTCATATCCTTTACTATTCCCAGGTTTGCACTATTATTAAATGTATATTATGGTCTAGATAAGAAGATTCAGAGCAGACATTTCTCTTTGCAGCAGGATGAAGGCTAGGGAGGCTAGGGTTCCTTTGTGAAcccctcctcgcccccctcCTCAGAGTGATCAGGAGCCTTCCGACAGTACAATTGCTTTTTACTAGCCACCTCAATGATGACAGCAGGATTTTATAGTACTAGGAGAATCACCTACCTCCTATTGTTCTAATTACACTTTTATGAATCCCACCAATTGCCCTGCTGCATCTTCATTGTCTTAAACACCTAGAAAACATGGCCTGACATCTCTGCTATTGAAATGGTGCCTTATTCACTTGCAGAGTTACTTGTTACTGCAGTGGAGCTCAGTGCTTTGAGTTTGAAGTCAGCATTAAGAGTATGGATTATTCTGCATCCTCAGAGTGCAAAATGCACAAGAGTTATGATTTTTCATATGGAGTACacacagtaattttaaaaatcaagctTACAACTTGAGAAGATAATACATTATATTCTGTCCTTTTCAGTAAGAAGCAAACAAACCTTGTAACTGTGCAAGTTCCTCTCAGCAATATTACCCTTAAAAGATTCTTCTGGATAATAGAGAATAAAACACATGGAGAGAGCAGATAATCCTTCATCACTACACTTATTCACATCCGCTCCACTATCAAGAAGAAGATTGATAACATCATTGTGGGAATGAACCTGTAGAGGGGAAACACCCATATTTGTACACATATGTACACACTTCTAGCTTTTGACAtcaaaaaaataacagttttaaaGTAGTGCTAATTTAGCTAATTCAAAATCGTATTTCCCACAAAATAGAAACTCAGTATTGAACTAGATCTTCAAGATTTCAGAATACATGTTTCAGCTAAATTCCATTTTCAAGtacacttcttttttcttccttctttaagAGAATACAGAAAGACACTAGATGTTTACAGGAGAAATAGTGTTCTAGATTACTATCTTGATTTTACTAGCAATTTACAATGAATGCCAAGTATCCAAGTAGCAAAAAAGGCACAAATAAAAAGATTGGGGAAGCGAGATTTCATGCCCCTTCTACAGGAATTGAAGTTGTGCTTGCATGGTTTCAAGCCACCATCAAAACCATTTCAGCAAAACCGGAACTGTCTGAATTTGATTTTGGCgaggagaaaaaataagggCATCATCATATCCAAGACCATACATGATTTTAGGTATGTACATACCTAAAATCAAGCTTCACATTTGAAATCATTCCTAATATTTAACCAAGATCTTATTTTAGATAATTTATTTCCATCGGTTTTGGCATGATACCAGGCATTACAGATTCTACTCATGCCAGAactcttctctgtttttcttgatTACTGAACATTCCTTTCATATCATGtaatgaaacaacaacaaatttatCCAGCCTACTACAGCAGGAATTTTGTCATTGCGTGGTAGAGTCATGCTTAGTCTTaccgcagcagcagcaagtgCTGTGTATCCATGTCTATCAGCTACATCTGGATGAGCAAGTTCATTCCTCAGAATTGCATAGACCCCATCAAAATCTCCTCTTGCTGCCTTCTGAATTAAGTGTTCTGCAGCAAGTTCCCTGGGGCCTGAAGGCCCATGACTACTGCGGATTCCATTGAGAATGAGGTTGATATCTGAAATGAACTCCACTTGACAGTGcctagaaaacaacaaaaacaaaaacaaaagcactgcaCAACTAAGCAGCTAGGTATTCTTAGATCACTAGcacagttaaagaaaaaaacacataagaAGAAAACATGGAGATGATAAGGATGGACAAATAAGGCCAgctataattaaatataaatatctatTTCAGATAGCACAAGCTTGCTTAcattacaggaaaaaaggcaaaccaGTGTATTAAGTGTTAGCAGCAGCACACAGATATTAACTACAGAGGAGTTCAAATATCCAACCATCAAAATATCtgctaaaagaagaaaacaaaatctaatTTCCAAGTATTTCAATGAACCAATTTATCATGTACACACAGGATAACTGTTCACAATTAAATTTTCATCACTTGCTTTACCTAGGACTACAAAATATGCATTCCTGGCTTGTGTTTCCATcaacaaagcaaagaagaaaatactccACTGGCTGAAAGAACACTTCCACATACAAGTACAAAGTTACTTATAAATACCGAGGTTCAGTCAGCAGCTGTATTAACTGTAGACTAGCTGCAGCACGTTTTGTATTGCCTTGAGGAGAAGAGTCAAGACAACCGCTAAAAGGTATGAGCGGCCAGATTCACAATTCTTTGGAAAATCTGCCACTATGTTTCCATCTCTGCACAAGACACTGCGCTCTCTAAAGAGAAATGGTCAGCTCTCATAGGAGACAAGGGCTGTGAAGACCTAATTCCTTTCAAAACTGGACTTCCAGGAATTCTGAGAagcaaataattaattttttaatgctatttttatAGCTGTTACCAGGATAAAACCAATGTTTGACATAAAGgagtgaaatttcatttaatttgtgaACTGAGAATtgattattgtttgtttgttttcttttttttttttaaatcctcatTGCCAACTTGTAATCTCAAGATCATAAAAAGAATCTGTAGTACATTTTCCATCATGCAacttaaatttgaaaataatgaacACAAAAtaatgcagagaagaaaaaaatctaaaaatctaTATAAAATGAACAAATCATCAACAGTTACCTGTGCTTATAAGCATGCATTTGCATTCTAACCAGCAAAGGTGTTACATTTGCAACAGGCCAGTGGTCCTCCTCAGGCAGCTTTGTGGTGTTCTGAAAATACCAAGCATCACATTCTTCCAGGAAGGAGTGAGTCAAAGCAAGATGATCTGTGTTATGAGAATATGCAAAGACTCCTTCAGGAAAAATATCCTTATCATCAAAAGGGAGATGTTTATAGCTATGGAGAAAAGGGTCCTCCTTAACAGAAATATACTTCCTTTGAGACCTGTCGTCAATATATCTGCAGTGTTCTGGATAAtccaagacagaaaaataaccaGGTACTTCAGCACACAGTTTAATTAGATGATTCCCATGCCACAAGCCAACATCCTGACAGCCATCTGGATAGCTTTCAATCCCTGGTCCAAACCGCTCATCGCATTTGTACAGCCCCTTTTCGGAAACAAGTACGTTAGTATCAGTCAGAGATCAAACAAGTTGTACAGAAAAGTCTGGTTTCTCCTTAGATTAATCTGTCTAGTTCTGGTCTTGGTGACCCAGATCCTATTGACAGACTGCTGAAGCCATTCTGAACTGCAAAGCCCTCACATTCTCTTTGGTATATATtagatattaaaagaaaattttctaGGCATCAGTTTTTTAGTTCTGGACAGATGGTATCACATTTTATCCTTCAGTATTTCCCTGTGCAAAAGTTCAGTACACCAGAAGATGAGCAGTGGAAATGAGTGCCCTAACCCACTGGAGATCAAAGCATGAAGCTTTTTCTCTCATCCACAAAAATCT is part of the Anas platyrhynchos isolate ZD024472 breed Pekin duck chromosome 25, IASCAAS_PekinDuck_T2T, whole genome shotgun sequence genome and encodes:
- the LOC101801858 gene encoding ankyrin repeat and MYND domain-containing protein 1 isoform X2, with product MATDAGRAAGQPVAGGGEEAGATACGPCGGRGLLCGPGAGERYVGQFYMDHRHGKGICYQPDGSKFTGAFYLGHVEGYGTLEWKDGKKFQGLYKCDERFGPGIESYPDGCQDVGLWHGNHLIKLCAEVPGYFSVLDYPEHCRYIDDRSQRKYISVKEDPFLHSYKHLPFDDKDIFPEGVFAYSHNTDHLALTHSFLEECDAWYFQNTTKLPEEDHWPVANVTPLLVRMQMHAYKHRHCQVEFISDINLILNGIRSSHGPSGPRELAAEHLIQKAARGDFDGVYAILRNELAHPDVADRHGYTALAAAAVHSHNDVINLLLDSGADVNKCSDEGLSALSMCFILYYPEESFKGNIAERNLHSYKRSEQSESSETVVGAEGIILKQQKRWETIQLLLRRGADPNVAWVPPHILFFAVKAADAEAVKLLVERGARTDVQLPSKLGGLTPLHIAASIPGEEGVQIMQYLLNSVLDLDARAEDGNEVYGPDKIHQPQDKEANLSGGVTLQLKNEAGPPQQYFSSNSGPVPEEGGRSALHIACEREDNSEHARDVIRLLLMHKANPNILWSGHSPLSLAIASGNDLAVVELLKHGADPNLTLSGVVKNALCAAVSTTYEQQRTTAQRIALVDKLLEAGADILAPVTLQEGQKKAVGTAVDFAYYKYYQKCSLEICFLSTYVMRCLSFASEL